In the Chroococcidiopsis sp. SAG 2025 genome, one interval contains:
- the psbQ gene encoding photosystem II protein PsbQ — translation MLRHRSFLSLILVILATFLIGCSSPSTATVPPTYSSAQIQQIQQYIPDIQSLRDRASREIPSLVQRKDWIDVGNFVHGPLGELRLTMNYMTRNLLPQDQSKAKQITRDFFNNLVGVDQAAQQGDAKKVLLNAREAIADIDSFLQLLPQAAE, via the coding sequence ATGTTGCGCCATCGATCGTTCTTATCCCTAATTTTGGTAATTTTGGCAACATTTCTCATCGGCTGTAGTAGTCCCAGCACTGCCACAGTACCCCCGACGTACAGCTCAGCTCAAATTCAGCAGATCCAGCAGTACATTCCCGATATCCAAAGCTTGCGCGATCGCGCCAGCAGAGAAATTCCGTCTTTAGTACAAAGAAAAGATTGGATCGATGTCGGTAATTTCGTCCACGGACCTTTAGGAGAACTGCGATTGACCATGAACTACATGACGCGCAATCTGCTGCCGCAAGATCAATCTAAAGCAAAGCAGATTACGCGAGACTTCTTCAACAACCTAGTAGGAGTCGATCAAGCTGCTCAACAAGGCGATGCGAAAAAAGTCTTGCTCAACGCCAGAGAAGCCATAGCAGACATCGACAGCTTTCTTCAGTTGCTTCCCCAAGCAGCAGAGTAG
- a CDS encoding DUF3140 domain-containing protein, whose product MSQDVKSAIAEFHQVVNMTPKELESWLETEESQAVGQKKDDDESTGHKSGRRIIELLQKKEDEYTDDDIFHMKKVISYVHRHSAQKPSHDIENSRWCYSLKNWGHDPIKK is encoded by the coding sequence ATGAGTCAAGATGTCAAATCTGCGATTGCAGAGTTTCATCAAGTCGTCAATATGACTCCTAAAGAGCTTGAATCTTGGTTGGAAACTGAGGAGTCACAAGCAGTAGGACAAAAAAAGGACGACGACGAGTCAACCGGACATAAATCTGGACGACGAATTATCGAACTTTTACAAAAAAAAGAAGACGAATATACTGATGACGATATTTTTCATATGAAGAAAGTCATCAGTTACGTTCACCGTCATAGCGCCCAAAAGCCATCACACGATATTGAGAATTCGCGCTGGTGTTATTCGCTAAAAAATTGGGGTCACGACCCAATTAAGAAGTAA
- a CDS encoding cytochrome b/b6 domain-containing protein, whose protein sequence is MKSLSRLPRQDIAAKIFHWVNIVSLFIMLTSGLQIYNANPVFGGRAGWHIPPIFTLGGWLAGGRHWHFAAMWLFSLNLVFYGIYILVSRRWKHRFVSDKDIKALKLSQNQKRRAYAWHRIAYTAIVPILLLAIFSGLGMYKPAQFHWIVDCFGDWQALRIAHFATVPIVIIFATIHALLGRKVGGDRLLESMFW, encoded by the coding sequence ATGAAATCTCTGTCTCGACTTCCCAGGCAAGATATTGCAGCCAAAATTTTTCATTGGGTAAATATTGTTAGCTTATTCATTATGCTGACCAGCGGACTGCAAATCTACAATGCTAACCCCGTATTTGGCGGGCGTGCAGGCTGGCATATTCCGCCAATTTTTACCCTTGGAGGGTGGCTGGCTGGTGGTAGACACTGGCATTTTGCTGCAATGTGGCTGTTTTCGCTCAACTTGGTGTTTTATGGAATTTATATCCTCGTTTCCCGTCGTTGGAAACATCGATTTGTCAGCGATAAAGACATCAAAGCACTGAAATTGAGTCAAAACCAAAAGCGTCGTGCTTATGCATGGCATCGGATCGCTTATACGGCGATCGTTCCCATTTTATTACTGGCTATATTTAGCGGCTTGGGTATGTACAAACCCGCTCAATTTCACTGGATTGTCGATTGTTTTGGCGATTGGCAAGCGTTGCGAATCGCTCACTTCGCTACAGTCCCAATCGTGATTATCTTTGCCACAATCCACGCCTTACTAGGACGAAAAGTCGGTGGCGATCGCCTTTTAGAATCGATGTTTTGGTAA
- a CDS encoding FAD-dependent oxidoreductase: MTQVAIIGCGVVGAAIAYELSQVPGLQVAVLDRQFPAQAATKAALGVLMGVISHKTKGRAWQLRQASIQRYETLIPELELLTGHHIPFNRQGILMLCVAAELGSWEKLVATRASQGLALEIWDGAKVKSYCPQINCNSSTWAIYSPQDRQVDPVSLTLALVEGAKRNGVKFFFGTQIEESNFSSASSDAESGSGDRRIRQITFSGGISRERSHLNVDWLVVSAGLGSLPSLPTETSPQLEFDIVPVLGQAIHLKLDRPLGNTDFQPVITGNDVHIVPLTGGQQATEYWVGATVEFPAIGREIEAAPALLEEVMQQAIAFCPALATANIIKTWSGLRPRPEGRSAPIIDYLSGFSNILLATGHYRNGVLLAPATAQAIRKMILSSG; encoded by the coding sequence ATGACTCAAGTAGCAATTATCGGGTGCGGTGTAGTGGGGGCAGCGATCGCCTACGAACTGAGCCAAGTTCCAGGGTTACAAGTTGCTGTCCTCGATCGCCAATTCCCTGCGCAAGCGGCAACCAAAGCGGCTTTGGGCGTTTTAATGGGTGTTATCAGCCATAAAACTAAGGGTAGGGCGTGGCAGTTGCGACAGGCAAGTATCCAACGCTATGAAACCCTCATTCCTGAATTAGAGCTACTGACAGGGCATCATATCCCTTTTAATCGGCAGGGAATTCTGATGTTGTGCGTGGCAGCAGAACTCGGTTCTTGGGAGAAACTCGTCGCTACTCGCGCTTCTCAAGGCTTAGCTTTAGAAATTTGGGATGGGGCAAAAGTCAAGTCTTATTGTCCGCAAATTAACTGCAATTCTTCGACTTGGGCAATTTACTCGCCCCAAGATCGGCAAGTCGATCCGGTGAGTTTAACTTTAGCTCTAGTTGAGGGGGCAAAACGCAACGGTGTCAAATTCTTCTTTGGAACGCAGATAGAGGAATCTAATTTCAGTTCGGCTTCCAGCGATGCTGAAAGTGGTTCAGGCGATCGCCGCATCAGACAAATAACATTTTCTGGAGGGATTTCTAGAGAGCGATCGCATTTGAATGTTGATTGGCTAGTTGTATCGGCTGGATTAGGCTCGTTACCATCTCTGCCAACTGAAACTTCACCTCAACTAGAATTTGACATCGTACCCGTACTAGGTCAAGCTATTCATCTCAAGCTCGATCGCCCTTTGGGTAACACAGATTTTCAACCCGTCATTACGGGTAACGACGTGCATATCGTTCCCTTAACTGGGGGTCAACAAGCAACTGAATATTGGGTAGGAGCAACGGTAGAATTTCCTGCCATTGGACGAGAAATCGAGGCAGCACCAGCCTTGTTAGAGGAAGTGATGCAACAGGCGATCGCTTTTTGTCCTGCTTTAGCGACAGCCAATATTATCAAAACCTGGTCTGGTTTGCGTCCCCGTCCTGAAGGTCGTTCCGCTCCTATAATCGACTACCTGTCAGGATTTAGCAATATCCTTTTAGCAACGGGACACTATCGCAACGGTGTTTTACTTGCGCCTGCCACCGCACAAGCGATCCGCAAAATGATATTATCTTCTGGTTAA
- a CDS encoding RluA family pseudouridine synthase translates to MMILHLPTDFISSGCVAGDSPVSYWYEGYCPQTGKFLTLPRTPFVEAIAIGLMQQLATDARYSHEGKMYGVLLVETAAGERRVLKAFSGLLHGRSTVAGWVGAIEGKELALEEARTLDMLAAMKQELIALQQIPERQKYATLGQEFETRWQQLTILHRDRKQQRQSQRQVFQDTLAGVALVEALAQLDEQSRQDGIDRKLFKRQRDCLLQPLQQAIEQADKRTHELKQQRKSLSRQLQALMHASYKLTNFAGESLPIQQLAGSLPTGAGACCAPKLLHYAATHNLKPLAMAEFWWGLPSTNGEKVQGKFYGACAERCQPLMGFLLSGLQHRSPQLLLPKEGIRSPQPPLERGAIGSVQAALVILYEDEWLIAVNKPPGLLSVPGRYSDRYDSVVSRLRYLLPDGMAIAAAHRLDLETSGILLLTRDRASYRHLSQQFQQRRVRKVYEAVLTGCVTQASGTIQLPLWGDPCDRPYQKVDARGKPSITEFQVIARSNDSTRIQFFPLTGRTHQLRVHAADRQGLGIPILGDRLYGCRAQVERLCLHARELCFEHPHLGKSISLQVKTPF, encoded by the coding sequence ATTATGATCCTTCATCTACCAACAGATTTTATTAGCTCAGGTTGCGTTGCTGGTGACTCACCTGTCAGTTATTGGTATGAAGGTTATTGTCCCCAGACGGGTAAATTCTTGACACTACCTCGCACTCCTTTTGTAGAAGCGATCGCAATTGGGTTGATGCAACAGCTGGCTACTGATGCGCGGTATTCCCATGAGGGGAAAATGTATGGCGTGTTGCTTGTCGAGACTGCTGCTGGGGAACGGCGAGTGCTGAAAGCATTTTCTGGGCTTTTGCATGGTCGTAGCACGGTTGCAGGTTGGGTGGGGGCGATCGAGGGCAAAGAACTGGCTTTAGAAGAAGCCCGTACCCTGGATATGTTAGCAGCAATGAAACAAGAGCTAATTGCCTTGCAACAAATCCCAGAGCGACAAAAGTATGCAACGTTAGGGCAGGAGTTTGAAACCCGTTGGCAGCAACTGACAATCCTACATCGCGATCGCAAGCAACAAAGGCAATCTCAGCGCCAGGTATTTCAAGATACCCTCGCAGGCGTTGCTTTAGTAGAGGCATTAGCGCAACTAGACGAACAAAGTCGTCAGGATGGGATCGATCGCAAGCTGTTTAAGCGTCAACGAGATTGTCTGTTACAACCGCTCCAACAGGCGATCGAGCAAGCAGATAAGAGAACGCACGAGTTGAAACAACAGCGGAAAAGTTTATCTAGACAGCTACAAGCTTTGATGCACGCTAGCTACAAGTTAACCAATTTTGCAGGGGAATCTTTACCAATACAGCAGTTGGCGGGTTCGCTGCCAACTGGCGCTGGTGCGTGTTGTGCGCCCAAATTACTGCATTACGCAGCAACTCACAACCTCAAGCCACTGGCAATGGCAGAGTTTTGGTGGGGATTGCCTTCAACTAATGGCGAGAAGGTGCAGGGGAAGTTTTATGGAGCCTGTGCAGAGCGCTGTCAGCCACTAATGGGGTTTTTATTGTCAGGTTTACAGCATCGATCCCCCCAACTCCTCTTACCGAAGGAGGGAATTAGATCCCCCCAACCCCCCTTGGAAAGGGGGGCAATAGGATCTGTCCAAGCCGCCTTGGTAATCCTTTATGAAGACGAGTGGCTGATTGCGGTGAATAAACCGCCAGGATTGCTCTCTGTTCCTGGGCGTTATAGCGATCGCTACGATAGCGTCGTGTCTCGCTTACGTTATTTGCTACCTGATGGGATGGCGATCGCAGCTGCCCATCGTCTAGATTTGGAAACATCGGGTATTTTGCTACTAACTCGCGATCGCGCTTCTTATCGTCATCTGAGCCAGCAATTTCAACAGCGGCGAGTGCGTAAAGTTTATGAAGCGGTACTTACCGGATGCGTGACGCAAGCAAGCGGTACGATTCAACTACCACTTTGGGGAGATCCCTGCGATCGCCCTTATCAGAAAGTCGATGCAAGGGGTAAGCCAAGCATAACTGAATTCCAAGTCATAGCAAGATCGAACGATTCTACTCGGATTCAGTTCTTTCCATTAACAGGACGGACTCATCAGCTTAGGGTTCATGCTGCCGATCGCCAAGGGTTAGGAATACCTATATTAGGCGATCGATTGTACGGTTGTCGCGCCCAAGTAGAGCGTTTATGCTTACATGCGAGAGAACTTTGTTTCGAGCATCCCCACTTAGGGAAAAGTATTTCTCTACAGGTAAAAACTCCATTTTGA
- a CDS encoding molybdopterin-dependent oxidoreductase — translation MNQIQIPRERLLRRHFLKLSGLSSVSLLLGGCGTPLFEDIVGKVSEPLNQKVETLIFNPEKLAPEFPISEIEPEALIVNSFNFTPKIDPTKFRLIVDGAVNKFLSLSMADIQQMPLASMVIRHVCVEGWAAIVQWGGVRLRDIINLAQPKPEAKYVYFKSADGYYESWDLASCLHPQTLMAYQKNGQPLPIDNGAPLRLASPIKLGYKQSKWVTNIILSDRLLPVKGYWEDQGYEWYAGL, via the coding sequence ATGAATCAGATTCAAATCCCCCGCGAAAGACTGTTACGTCGTCACTTTCTAAAACTTTCTGGGCTTTCCAGCGTCAGTTTATTATTAGGTGGATGTGGCACGCCTTTATTTGAAGATATAGTCGGTAAAGTTTCCGAACCATTGAACCAAAAAGTTGAAACTTTAATTTTCAATCCTGAAAAACTCGCACCGGAATTTCCAATTAGCGAGATTGAACCAGAAGCATTAATTGTTAACTCATTTAACTTTACTCCAAAAATCGATCCAACCAAATTTCGTCTGATTGTTGATGGTGCAGTCAATAAATTCCTCAGCCTCAGCATGGCAGACATTCAGCAAATGCCCCTCGCCTCAATGGTGATTCGTCACGTCTGCGTGGAAGGGTGGGCGGCGATCGTGCAGTGGGGTGGAGTCCGATTGCGGGATATTATTAATCTTGCCCAACCTAAACCCGAGGCAAAATACGTTTATTTCAAATCCGCTGATGGCTACTACGAAAGCTGGGATTTAGCTTCGTGTCTGCACCCGCAAACGTTGATGGCATATCAGAAAAACGGGCAACCTTTACCAATAGATAACGGTGCGCCTTTACGTCTCGCCTCGCCAATCAAACTAGGTTACAAGCAAAGTAAATGGGTCACTAACATCATCCTCAGCGATCGCCTCCTACCCGTCAAAGGCTACTGGGAAGACCAAGGCTACGAATGGTATGCAGGATTGTAA
- a CDS encoding carbonic anhydrase, which translates to MTRKNGFVGRRNLLKLVGVGGASLAATTVVSSSWGAQPAVAQQTDTKEKPKPVSPDDALKRLLDGNQRFMKEKRQTPNQSRLRLQEVAAAQYPFAAVLGCADSRVPAEIVFDQGLGDLFVVRLAGNVVSPTATGSLEFATSVLGSQLIIVLGHERCGAVQAALKSDALPGRIGTFVEDIKPALNGIKAQSNDAVNDAVVANVRYQVGLLQESSSLLTQLIKDGKLKIVGGRYDLDTGAVTLVT; encoded by the coding sequence ATGACTCGAAAAAATGGATTTGTTGGACGACGCAATTTGCTCAAATTAGTGGGTGTAGGAGGAGCTAGTTTAGCTGCGACTACTGTTGTTAGTAGCTCGTGGGGCGCACAACCTGCTGTGGCACAACAAACAGACACTAAAGAAAAACCAAAGCCTGTCAGTCCAGATGATGCTCTCAAGAGATTGCTGGACGGCAACCAACGGTTTATGAAAGAGAAGCGGCAGACTCCTAACCAATCAAGACTGCGCTTGCAAGAGGTTGCCGCGGCTCAATATCCTTTTGCTGCTGTTTTGGGCTGTGCTGATTCGCGAGTTCCAGCAGAAATTGTCTTCGATCAAGGGCTGGGAGATTTGTTTGTCGTTCGGCTGGCTGGCAATGTTGTTAGCCCTACAGCTACAGGTAGCCTAGAATTTGCTACATCGGTTTTAGGTTCCCAACTAATTATAGTTTTAGGACACGAAAGATGTGGTGCAGTACAAGCAGCACTCAAAAGCGATGCGCTTCCTGGTAGAATTGGCACTTTTGTTGAGGATATTAAACCAGCATTAAATGGGATCAAAGCTCAATCAAATGATGCAGTTAATGATGCTGTTGTAGCTAACGTTCGATATCAAGTTGGATTATTACAAGAGAGTTCTTCACTACTAACTCAACTAATCAAAGATGGGAAACTAAAAATCGTAGGTGGTCGTTATGACCTAGATACTGGAGCAGTTACTCTAGTCACTTAA
- a CDS encoding GH116 family glycosyl hydrolase — translation MMNIPNCTWQRPIGLGWDKPYTVRTASNLDDGPWHGMPLGGFGAGCIGRSSRGDFNLWQVDGGEHIFQPMPACQFSVFESVSERSASRQAYALCTEAPEDGLQSWQWYPSRGEQHAHTGTYHALYPRSWFVYEGVFQSQLTCEQFSPIWVNNYQESSYPVGVFVWTAHNPTNAPITLSIMLSWQNMTGWFTNASKSSEVKIRDDGSPVYEYKSRWGESQGNFNRLLEDSESVGCLLGRDNSEDAEEGDGQWCIATAKQPGVEVFHHTRWNPVGTGEDIWTSFAQSGALSNIQDETPAIEGEQIAGAIAIRFTLQPGETRTIPFVLTWDFPVTEFAAGVKYYRRYTDFFDRTGKNAWAIARTALHSDRTWQSQIQAWQQPILDKTDLPDWFKMALFNELYDLTSGGTLWSAATERDPIGQFAILECIDYRWYESLDVRLYGSFALLILFPELEKAVMRAFARAIPASDNNRRLIGYYLTIGAEMPLAPRKVAGATPHDLGAPNEHVWEKTNYTAYQDCNLWKDLPSDFVLQVYRDYLLTGATDVEFLASCWEAIVQALNYLKSFDKDGDGIPENSGAPDQTFDDWKLQGVSAYCGGLWLAALEAAIAIGKILLNSIETLHVTSLQETIDTYQSWLSRSRPIYQEKLWNGQYYRLDSGSGSDVVMADQLCGQFYARLLKLPDIVPQECALSALKTIYDACFLKFHQGKFGAANGLKLNGSPENPNATHPLEVWTGINFGLAAFLLQMEMKAEALQLTETVVNQIYKNGLQFRTPEAITSVGTFRASYYLRAMAIWAIYGVWFEF, via the coding sequence ATGATGAACATTCCTAACTGTACCTGGCAGCGCCCTATCGGTCTGGGCTGGGATAAGCCCTATACTGTCCGTACCGCAAGTAATTTAGATGATGGTCCCTGGCACGGTATGCCTTTAGGGGGCTTTGGTGCGGGTTGTATCGGTCGGTCTTCTAGGGGTGATTTTAATTTGTGGCAGGTGGACGGCGGCGAGCATATTTTTCAGCCGATGCCTGCTTGCCAGTTTAGCGTGTTTGAAAGCGTGTCTGAACGGAGTGCATCTCGTCAGGCTTACGCTTTGTGTACGGAAGCACCTGAAGATGGATTGCAGAGTTGGCAGTGGTATCCATCTAGGGGCGAACAACACGCCCATACAGGCACGTATCATGCGTTGTATCCTCGTAGCTGGTTTGTCTATGAGGGTGTGTTTCAATCTCAGTTAACCTGCGAACAGTTTTCGCCAATTTGGGTAAATAACTATCAAGAAAGCAGCTATCCAGTGGGTGTATTTGTCTGGACTGCCCATAATCCTACTAATGCCCCCATAACTTTGAGTATCATGCTGTCCTGGCAGAATATGACGGGGTGGTTTACCAATGCCAGTAAATCTTCGGAAGTAAAAATTAGAGATGATGGTAGCCCAGTGTATGAATATAAATCGCGCTGGGGAGAAAGCCAGGGAAATTTTAATCGGTTGCTGGAAGATTCCGAGTCTGTCGGATGCTTATTAGGGCGAGATAATAGCGAGGATGCAGAAGAAGGGGACGGACAGTGGTGCATTGCTACGGCAAAACAGCCCGGTGTAGAAGTCTTTCATCATACCCGTTGGAATCCTGTCGGTACGGGAGAAGACATATGGACAAGTTTTGCCCAATCAGGTGCTTTATCCAACATACAAGATGAGACACCAGCTATAGAGGGAGAACAAATTGCAGGTGCGATCGCCATTCGTTTTACACTTCAACCAGGGGAAACTCGCACGATTCCCTTTGTTTTAACTTGGGATTTTCCCGTTACGGAATTTGCTGCTGGGGTCAAATATTATCGTCGCTATACAGATTTTTTCGATCGCACGGGTAAAAATGCTTGGGCGATCGCTCGTACAGCTTTACATTCGGATCGAACTTGGCAATCTCAAATTCAAGCTTGGCAACAACCAATTCTAGACAAAACCGATCTGCCCGATTGGTTCAAGATGGCACTATTTAACGAACTTTACGATCTTACCAGCGGTGGGACGCTGTGGAGTGCGGCGACAGAGCGCGATCCGATCGGTCAGTTTGCCATTTTAGAATGTATTGATTATCGCTGGTATGAAAGCCTTGACGTGCGGCTTTACGGTTCGTTTGCTTTATTAATCTTATTTCCAGAGTTAGAAAAGGCTGTAATGCGGGCTTTTGCACGGGCTATTCCTGCCAGTGACAACAATCGTCGCCTCATTGGATATTACCTTACTATTGGGGCAGAAATGCCCCTCGCACCGCGTAAAGTTGCAGGTGCAACACCTCACGATTTAGGCGCACCTAACGAACACGTTTGGGAAAAAACAAATTACACGGCATATCAAGATTGCAATTTGTGGAAGGATTTACCCAGCGATTTTGTCTTGCAGGTATATCGAGACTATTTACTGACAGGTGCGACTGATGTAGAGTTTTTAGCATCATGTTGGGAGGCGATCGTTCAAGCCCTCAACTACTTGAAATCTTTCGATAAAGATGGCGATGGAATTCCTGAAAATTCTGGTGCGCCAGATCAAACTTTTGATGATTGGAAGTTGCAGGGTGTTAGTGCTTATTGTGGGGGATTGTGGTTGGCAGCTTTAGAAGCGGCGATCGCCATTGGTAAAATTTTACTCAATTCTATAGAGACATTACATGTAACGTCTCTACAAGAAACAATCGACACTTATCAATCTTGGTTATCGCGATCGCGTCCTATCTACCAAGAAAAACTTTGGAACGGACAATATTATCGTTTAGATAGCGGTAGTGGTTCTGATGTCGTGATGGCAGATCAACTCTGCGGACAATTTTACGCTCGTTTATTAAAACTACCTGACATTGTACCGCAAGAATGTGCTTTATCTGCACTCAAAACTATATACGATGCTTGCTTTTTGAAATTTCATCAGGGAAAATTTGGGGCGGCGAACGGTTTAAAACTGAATGGTTCTCCTGAAAATCCTAATGCTACCCATCCATTAGAAGTATGGACGGGAATCAATTTCGGATTGGCGGCTTTTCTCTTGCAAATGGAAATGAAAGCTGAGGCACTGCAATTAACAGAAACAGTTGTCAATCAAATCTACAAAAATGGGCTGCAATTCCGGACTCCAGAAGCAATTACATCTGTTGGTACTTTTCGGGCAAGCTATTATTTGAGAGCAATGGCAATTTGGGCAATTTATGGCGTGTGGTTTGAGTTTTAA
- a CDS encoding SET domain-containing protein codes for MVHPDTELRFVNEIIGYGVFATKFIPKGTITWVVDELDRRLDEAYVLSLDKLQRDHIFKYCFRDRNGDYIMCWDIGRYMNHSFRANCISTAYDFEIAVRDIYPGEELTDDYACFNLDEPFECLPEPGFAKTKVMPDDFLLLYPEWDRKVANAMNYFNGVEQPLKKFISSKFIDKVNAVATGNERLDSMLNCYYNRHQKLVTA; via the coding sequence ATGGTTCATCCAGACACGGAACTACGTTTTGTCAATGAAATTATTGGTTACGGTGTATTTGCTACAAAATTTATTCCTAAAGGAACAATAACTTGGGTAGTTGACGAACTCGATCGAAGACTTGATGAGGCTTATGTATTGTCTCTAGATAAACTTCAGCGAGATCACATTTTCAAATATTGTTTTCGCGACAGAAATGGTGACTACATAATGTGTTGGGACATTGGTAGATATATGAATCACAGTTTCCGCGCTAATTGTATATCTACAGCTTATGATTTTGAAATAGCTGTTAGAGACATTTATCCTGGTGAAGAATTAACCGACGACTATGCATGTTTTAATTTAGACGAACCTTTTGAATGCCTTCCAGAACCAGGGTTTGCTAAAACCAAAGTCATGCCTGACGATTTCTTGCTGCTATATCCAGAGTGGGATAGGAAAGTTGCTAATGCAATGAACTACTTCAATGGAGTGGAACAGCCATTGAAGAAGTTTATTTCAAGTAAGTTTATCGATAAAGTGAATGCAGTTGCCACTGGAAACGAGCGACTTGACTCCATGCTTAATTGCTATTACAACCGTCATCAGAAACTAGTGACCGCATAG
- a CDS encoding alpha/beta fold hydrolase — protein MSIAEHQINVGSLEWFYREVAPIGMSDLLPVVLLHGLPSHSYGWRHVMPALGSQGTRAIAPDLIGFGSSAKPQARDFKYTPDAFVQALTEFIQALEIDRFCLVVQGFLGSVGLQYALRHSDRVENIAILNTPLTTAAKLPWQMQQWGLPFAGDMATQDPLLVDRTLEGGSRYQISDADLDVFRKPFLKSSKAGRSLMTTVRNLKMSPSMTEIADGFQDWKKPLLIVWGVNDPWLPVEIAQKFASNLPQAEIVKLEKAGHYPQEHFAEDILQDLLPFVRRAS, from the coding sequence GTGTCCATCGCAGAACATCAAATTAATGTTGGTTCCCTAGAATGGTTTTACCGCGAGGTTGCCCCCATTGGAATGAGCGATCTGCTACCAGTGGTGCTGTTACACGGTCTACCTTCCCATAGCTACGGTTGGCGACACGTTATGCCTGCTTTGGGGAGTCAGGGAACTAGGGCGATCGCCCCCGATTTGATTGGTTTTGGTTCGTCAGCAAAACCCCAAGCGCGGGATTTTAAATACACTCCCGACGCTTTCGTTCAGGCATTAACTGAATTTATTCAAGCTTTGGAGATCGATCGCTTTTGTTTGGTCGTGCAAGGATTTTTGGGTTCGGTAGGGTTGCAGTATGCTTTACGCCATAGCGATCGCGTCGAAAATATTGCCATTCTCAATACTCCCTTGACTACGGCTGCTAAATTACCTTGGCAGATGCAACAGTGGGGACTACCTTTTGCGGGAGACATGGCGACGCAAGATCCTTTATTGGTGGATCGTACTCTAGAAGGTGGTAGCCGTTACCAGATTTCAGATGCAGATTTAGACGTATTTCGCAAGCCTTTTTTAAAAAGTTCAAAAGCAGGGCGATCGCTGATGACGACGGTACGCAATCTGAAAATGTCCCCGTCTATGACAGAAATCGCTGATGGTTTTCAAGACTGGAAGAAACCACTTTTAATTGTCTGGGGTGTAAACGATCCTTGGCTTCCTGTGGAAATCGCCCAGAAATTTGCCAGCAACCTACCCCAAGCAGAGATTGTCAAACTTGAAAAAGCCGGGCATTATCCTCAAGAGCATTTTGCCGAAGATATCCTACAAGACCTTTTACCTTTCGTGCGTCGTGCTTCGTAG
- a CDS encoding DUF2945 domain-containing protein, with the protein MSEEFKQGDKVEWKTSQGKTTGEVEKKLTSPTEIKGHHVAASKDNPEYLVKSEKSGKEAAHKPDALEKVEE; encoded by the coding sequence ATGTCTGAAGAATTTAAGCAAGGCGATAAAGTTGAGTGGAAAACCTCTCAAGGTAAAACTACTGGTGAAGTAGAAAAGAAACTCACTTCTCCTACAGAAATTAAAGGACACCACGTTGCTGCATCCAAAGATAATCCTGAGTATTTGGTCAAAAGTGAAAAGTCTGGAAAAGAAGCAGCTCACAAGCCAGATGCTTTAGAAAAAGTAGAGGAGTAA
- a CDS encoding MFS transporter, whose protein sequence is MLQKNLKILLYSSNIWYLGEGMFAPIFGLFTQKIGGNILDISGIWAAYLVATGIFTILVGKLSDRNISKAKLMIIGYALNAIFTFCYLFVSSQLSLFVVQVGLGIASALATPTWNALYAQCEDRGKAGQIWGMADGQSKVMTGLAVVLGGVIVNWLSFNTLFITMGTVQVIATLYSIQLLKQQGRAATTTNKKHLLRRHQINPSD, encoded by the coding sequence ATGTTGCAAAAAAATCTCAAAATCTTACTTTACAGTAGTAACATCTGGTATTTGGGCGAGGGCATGTTTGCTCCAATTTTTGGTTTATTTACTCAAAAAATTGGAGGCAACATTCTTGATATTAGCGGAATTTGGGCTGCATATCTGGTTGCTACAGGAATTTTTACTATCCTAGTTGGAAAGCTATCAGACCGCAATATAAGCAAAGCCAAACTCATGATAATTGGCTATGCTTTAAATGCCATTTTCACATTTTGCTATCTATTCGTATCTTCTCAACTAAGTTTGTTTGTCGTTCAAGTAGGGTTGGGAATTGCTTCTGCTTTAGCAACTCCTACCTGGAATGCTTTATATGCACAATGTGAAGATCGAGGAAAGGCAGGGCAAATTTGGGGCATGGCTGACGGACAATCAAAAGTCATGACTGGTCTTGCTGTAGTGCTTGGGGGAGTAATTGTTAATTGGTTGTCTTTCAATACTTTATTTATCACAATGGGAACGGTTCAAGTTATTGCTACCTTGTATTCCATTCAACTGTTAAAGCAACAGGGACGTGCAGCAACAACTACTAATAAAAAGCATTTGCTAAGAAGACATCAAATAAATCCAAGCGATTGA